GTCTACTGCCCAATTTGCAGCTACAACGGCCACAGCAACAGGCATATCGTTGTggccaacaaaaacagcagcaaggcagccagcaacaaaaacaacaacagcaaaagaaacagaaacaaatgcagatgaagaagcaaccaaataactcaaatattatgaacaccttttttgttttttaagttatctcaactCACAGATATGAGTTCAGGACTCAAATTTTTCTACCAAATCTAGATTTTTTTTCCGACAAATCTGTCGATACTACCAAGGTCCAATTGCAGGGGCAGCTGAcagcgtgaatataattattctattctttttatttggatttacatAACGATATTTGACAATTTGCTCAAAATCATGttacaatataatatacatagatGCCATAGGAAAAATCGGGTTCACAACAAAGCTGCAAGCCgccaaaattttggttaaGATTCGGTTCGAATACAGCAAGACTTGGGTTCGCTTTGCAAACCGGTTTATGTACCTCCTAAACCCAATTaagtgcataaaaatatttattttttttgtatataattattcttaatttttaaatcgaagtaaatttaaaaataaatatattattttataatagtccaaattagttttaagatgactcattattttattacttttgtgttataatataatttaagtgaaaTTGGGTTGATTTGGCACGATTAAATTCACTTCACTGCTCGATAAGCAGGTGCTGAATACTGATCTTCATCAGAagtaaagaagaaaaaaacctGTCGAATAAACCCAATTTCAGAAATAACGAAAttcgcgagcgaagcgaaTCACAATCACAAATTGTGCATTCTATGTTATCCTCTACATCttcactgtatcatatagctgccataggaccggtcggtctaaaatcaagttttagcatgaacaaattttatggttttttatatatcttaactaaactgatagaatatgcgtTTAAGCTGGTGTTATGCATCCTGGCCgaagttgattcaaatcggtccactatatcatatagctgtcataggaccgatcagtAGAATATCATGGTTTGGTacgaaaacttttgtttttttttaagatatctcaatcaatcTAATAAATTGTGTATCTAAAATTGCCCTTTACATGCTAACCatatttggttgaaatcggttcactatataatatagctgccataggaacggtcgataagcaatcttaagtatgaaaaacttttttagtatttaagcTATCTgtaccaaactcacaaattatgtccaaatttggttggaattGGATCACataacatatagctgtcatgggaccgatctatcgaaaatcaacctttacttcaaatttgcttgtttgtttatgtGCTACTTATTTcgccgtctctccatagattttaatgaaccATTTCTAAAACGACGttcaattaatgcagctatgcaacAAGACATTTAAACCGCaattcagaaattttttcgagttttcctcgAGTTTtagagtatataaaaataaaaaatatctttaaaaacattttgttaattcaaaaattaatagctcttaaactaatggcttaaatcttaaactgtgtatgaatgaattacagatatattcattagctttcaggacaagtaaagtttttgaaaatcggttttggcattctcgagtaatgatgacaaaagtgggcgcacctctaaaaaaacggcaagaaaaaaagacaaattttaaaaaattaaaaaaaaaaaaactctgccataaaaaaaatccagtgtttttgtcgtttggtttaattcagaagaaaaaagtcaaaatttatacTTTGTCTTCAGTGGTGCGATACACAAGTCGGGACAAGAGAATCCACTATAAGATAAGGccttttttgtatgtatgtaacacGGAGAAGGAGtaatctccgaccctataaattatatatatattcttgatccgCTTCAACAGCccagtcgatatagccatgtgtgtctgtccgtataaacaaaaagagctcagagactgtaagagaaagagcaaccaaatttggcaagcagatttctatagaccccacgcaaaTCAATGTTGTTTCAAAAAttagccacgcccccttccgccaccgcaaatcgcgaaaaaccaccgcACCCACactttttaagataatacgttttttgtggtaattaacgttatctattagtattatctattatctcactgaatcgcatcaatatcggacaagtagaaggacagttatggcgatttaatgctttcaaagtaatacacgTAAtgtctttaaagtactttggtatatattgtaatatgtaactggtatcctatggtcgggatctcgaatatagcctttccgactagttagTCTTGTACTTACTTTTTTCTGGCACGGAAGGCGTTAAATGGTTCTGTAAATTTCTGCGTCTTCACAATTATTCCAGATCGAGTATTTGTTTCCttgcaagtttttttttgcaactctGGATTACATAAGTGGTTTGAATTGTCAAATAGTTTTGCAGGACAATCGAGATTTTCTGAACTGCTCATTGTGAGTCCAACCTTTGTTTTCAAGGCACTGAAAAGATCTAAATATATGCAACAGTTAGTTAGTATTGCGCTTAGACTACATTAAGTAAATACTTACGACTACGTCGATTCTTGTTTTTAGCAATAGAGCTGCATTCACTTCGAACCTTTCTTGTGTGTACAGTGCCTGCTAACGAATCCGTTGTTACGTTACCAAGTTTCTCTCGAATACACGCAGGTATCGTCCCAATCATGCTGGCATTCTCGATAAGGAGTTCGACTATTTTGATGTGATTCTTAAACCGAACACTATTTATATCTCGGTATGGCATAACACTTGGTGCAATCACTATTGCCAAGTTCTCCGCACTCATTTTATTACTGCTGACATGCCTGGTGACGGTGTGTAGGAATTGCATGAAGTATGCCAGAGTTTGAGCAGTCAACGAAGGTATCAACAAACACGTCAATTGTATAGATCGATTCCGATTCGATTCAGTAGTATGTAGGCATCTTACGAGAGTGTCGTGCAAGTACGAAGGAATAAGCGGTTCAGGTAGCTCTCGGAAGAAATAGCTTACAATATTTGCGATATCTATTACGCGATGCGACTTTCCCAGAGGTTGACCCGCCTCGAGACATTTCTGCAAaaagtattaattattattgtacaATTGATAAATCTGAAAggttttttatttggcttaCACGAATTTCCCGCTGTTTTGCCGCAGAGCCCGCTTTGCGAAATATACCTTCTGTTTCACAATGTTCCAATATATAACTACAAGCCTCGACTATAAACTGAGGTACCTGAACCACAGTGCCATTCTCGAGAAAAGCATCTGCCAATTTTAAGTATTGCAACGCTTGGCGGAACAACGGCTGACCCACTGAAATCTGAATGTTGTGCATTAGTTGTGCATTAACGTTTTTTGGGTTTTCGGCCAACTTACCTTGATTACTTTAGGTTTCTTGTCTTTGTGTTTTATACCCATttcttttaaatcatttaaaactaaatcCGATAGCAAATTTGATATAGACATTGTTATAACTTCTATTACCAAACTATCAACAAACTACTTTTAAAACGCCGAGCCAATAACGTAAGaaccatttaaatttatcgataAGTATTTTTACTCAGCACAAAAATCACTTTTTATCAATAGCATTAACAACAATCTTGGGCCATGGAAATGGAACAATAGATACTTATGtgcgtttttaaattaaatactgtGATATAACTTTAACTAAACGTTATACAAAGCTAAACAAGGTAAGGGTAGGTACTCACTAAATTTTGTGGGGAGCGAAAAAATAAAGTGATATACTTGGACGCCTAGCCTCGCAAACTAGTGTGACCAacgcaacaccaacaccagtCCCATTGGGGCATCAGCTgtggtttgtttacattttaaaatgcgccaaacttgaaaaataaatacaaagaatAGTTTTCAAGATATGGAGAAGGGATTGTTGGCATATTGCCCTAAGCTGcgagaaaaagagaaggagGAACTCAGGCTACGCGCATTTTGTgtcaatctataaaaattgcatcgaAATGCTTTTTTCATCCAAGTCATATGGAATGGTGTACTTCTCCACTTCTTTTATCCACTTTATCTTATCGTCTGAGTCCAAGCGtcttcttttcattttaagttttgccattttaaattcaatgtaTTATCTCTTGTGTGCACAACAAACAGCTGACATTTCTCTAATGGCTGTCCTTATATTGaacaaaacatataaatgGTCAGTCGACTGAGAAATATCAGCTGTTGCCTATAGTGTTGACAAGCGCCGCACCTTATCTGGCAAATCATGCCTTTTGTGAGTACCGCACCAAGGGAACAGAAGTAAGATAATTTATCTTGCGTCCcgccactttttttttatatggagtttGGCTTAGCGAACggaattttttcgatttgagATCTACCTTaaggcattaaaaataatatcatgAGATgaagttttgtattttgttacaATCGTATTCGGAAAAAAATCTTAAGTGTGTAagtcaatttcattttctcaCGATTATAAcaaagctacaaaaaaaaaaaacccaaaatagAGGacgatttatgatgaatttggAGAAAATTAGGTTTGGGTCTCaactagtttatttttaagctgGGTATGGACATAAGATAAAAGCTGTGCGCTAAATGTCAAAtccatataaaattttatctggctaatttagcaactgttttttttatatggatttgACATTTAGCGCACAGCTTTTATCTTATGTCCATACCCAgctttaaactgaattttaaaattgcagagcaaaattaagttttcattgTCGCTTGGTGAAACTTGTCACTATTACGggccgtttaccaacactacatGATaattctcttaattcaagataaGTCACCctctatttagtttttttttttcgatatgCCCGTGATAAAAGACTTTTACGCAAAGTACTCTGGACAGTAAAATTTAGCAGTGGTTTAGCTGACCAGTCCTCAGAACGAAAAGACAGAGTTGCCAGGTCAATTGGTTTCTCGGTTTCCAGCACTGATTGTGAAACAGCTCATTTTCACTCGGCTGCCCGTAtgacattaaaattttcaatcttCTTACACCCTATGACAAAAATTGTctccattttttttgaaaagaaaacatagaatttttgaattgtttaacaaggacaaaattttataaacaaaatagaaaaatctacacaatatttttattgtcttaGTTCCTTGAATTACTATACACAGAATATCCAAAATTTCCATTCCATTCCCTATGCCTCCTCAATTTATTCTAATCAGCTGTGcgttatcaaaatttaattgccaacACTGGCTTTCTGTCCTGAGTACTCAGCTtcacgaaaaacatttttgagtCATGCGAAGTACACAAGAGCGTAGGCACACCTATGGGTTATCAACGATGGGTTATCTTCATTATTGGTATATTtcgtacaaaaaaatttgcttaaaatgtatttaatgctgttttaaaaaatgtaataaatataaatttaaataaatttaaaacacaatttagtttaattttataatgttgaCATTTAAAAGCGCAACCATTGTTCATTTCTAGGGCCTAGACCTAAAACATACCTGTATAAAACTGGTCAATTTGTAGGGAGtgaaaaaacttattttattttaaaagctatattttgattttaagccgATGGAATATTGGGCAAGACTTCTTAGAATTGGTCGTAGATTACAATTTTAACAACCTATACTACTCTACTGTATAATGGAATGTGTGttctagaaatttttaaaatcaaccCATTAGTTGGTGTTTTAAAAACTATGCATTTTTGCCGATTTTTCGATTTATGTGGCATTAACTCTATTGTTAGCTAgagacttgaaattttgtatttacgtTAGTTAGAATaagaaagaattttaatttttttttaatttaaccatGCCCTCACATTTTTTTCCCATCATACTGGAAAATCAGTTTTATTTGGGATAATTGCACATTTGCAACATgtgtatttttaagaaaaagggCACCAACCGTCAATAATTGTGAATAGCATATTATTCTAGatgtttttgttaataattttttagctCAACTTTTACTATATCTTTTTCTGTATAAATGTAATACACCACAGAACATAAACATAGCTATGAGTATTGAACTAAAATACACATCGACAATACGTTCTAACTATTTAactctatttaaaaatatacataataacaaacaaccaTATGGGAGCCTGCAATAAGCAGCGACGTCACAGCAGAGAGCGGCGATGTTGACAGCGATGTGACGAAGTGAGAGACGCAAAGTTTGTTGAAATTAAGCATGCGAGCAAGACAGAAGAGTCATGGTGGCCGattgaataatataataaaagagtttgattttgattaaaaagaacttgttttttttgtgggttcaCGGGTCGTTACATTGGCGACGAGGTAAATAAAACTCTCGTTCtgaaatgcaaacaacatCACATatgtgtgcaaaaaaaaaaaagaaaagaaaagagaaataaatatatatatatatatatatatatatatatgtatgttctttaaatttcaatgaGCTGGAATAcgaaaaataaagttaatcaTAAAAGAGAATAAAAACTGTTCTTGTGCATGCGTTGGCGTAGGAGGCTTAGCTCTCATTTGCAAAGTATTCCGCGCAAGACGAAATAACGGAGCATAGCGTAAAGAGAAGAAAAGGGTTGAGTTTAACAAGCCCATGGCGATAACGTACACATGTATGTGAGCCGAAGAGAGTGGCTGCGTGCTTGATATACAAGCCAAGAAATTAAGAGAGATATTATTGCATATATAAAAAGGCTGAGTGAAAGAGATAAATCTTTGCAAGCCAAATATACAaatcatatacataaatacgtaTAGAGGAAATGCTGTGCGAAAGAGTTTCGTCTTGCGCAAGCCAGATAAGAAATCGATcgtatataaaatacaagtcGAGAGGATGCGTAGTAACAAGccaatatttaaacttaaataaattatattttcagatCTGTTTCAGAATGACTGAAAACCATCTAAAAGCATTCTTATGCGACACGATTAAAAAGTCGGTACTCCGCAATGAGTGGGAAAATGGTTTAGAGCATTTACCATATCAATGGAGTCTAAGCAAATCGAGTCACCGAAAATCAAGAAGACGAAACTACTTCACATAGGTGGAGTGCAATTACAAACTGTCGCGTTCTCGTTACTAGGTGCACTGGTAGATTATGACGAAGAGAAGAAGAATGAGGTTTTCGCTGTCTTGGTTGAGAAGCTAAATGCATACTTTTCACCTAAGCAAAACTCTACGTTTGAGCGACATCTATTTCGAAATTTGGCTCCACTAGAGAATGAAAACTTCGCGAAGTTTACTTTACGTTTGCGACagcaaatatgtaaatgttCGTTTGGCGAATCAAAAGCAGAAATTGAGGAAATTTGTCTTAAGGACGAAATAATTGATTCATGGGCACCACTGGAACTGAGGAAGAAGCTCCTGGGTAGAGAACACTCCCTAGACTAGGTTATCGAAACGTGTCAAGAGGAGGAgcagataaataaacaatatgaaGCCATGCTGACGAAGCCCAATGAGGTAATCAACAAAATCACAGCTCGGCAAACAAAGCCGGAACTGGAATGTTCGAGGTGTGGACGAATGGGTCATGCCAATAACGATTTCTCTTGCCCTGCGCGA
This genomic stretch from Drosophila innubila isolate TH190305 chromosome 2L unlocalized genomic scaffold, UK_Dinn_1.0 5_B_2L, whole genome shotgun sequence harbors:
- the LOC117782555 gene encoding uncharacterized protein LOC117782555, producing the protein MSISNLLSDLVLNDLKEMGIKHKDKKPKVIKISVGQPLFRQALQYLKLADAFLENGTVVQVPQFIVEACSYILEHCETEGIFRKAGSAAKQREIRKCLEAGQPLGKSHRVIDIANIVSYFFRELPEPLIPSYLHDTLVRCLHTTESNRNRSIQLTCLLIPSLTAQTLAYFMQFLHTVTRHVSSNKMSAENLAIVIAPSVMPYRDINSVRFKNHIKIVELLIENASMIGTIPACIREKLGNVTTDSLAGTVHTRKVRSECSSIAKNKNRRSHLFSALKTKVGLTMSSSENLDCPAKLFDNSNHLCNPELQKKTCKETNTRSGIIVKTQKFTEPFNAFRARKNEKKHSHANLAGNQGTSNVTSVTKSNMEHRRWSLVTAGWSKNNKKENISNNLNISVSDIGIKDQTDFFTLKVSNSDDLKPISFTNTCKNEYDAIMERVASIETQNPSPKVKTHVHQSTCSIVKSVEQSNENSGKEAEKAFIKAQSLKKRRSIDKNTVGSPRKIKTLRKTQEPTRIMRHNSCYSSPSEFPVNLHLPKAKISNSDIPQKTLIQHQESESEWLPAETFFRDLDSFQTPVQKMKVHFESNNSELKHLKTVSYSLSKIANSTKNNNIETRMRSAKSVCRNYALKLNSASNIVFEDQGRASIARLRTENCGMVLAKAKLFDDFNDCS